The genomic window ATCGGCGTCCTTGATGTGCTCCGGCCGGATGCCGACGATGAGCAGGTCCTGATCGGTGAGTCGTTCCTTGGCCATCGCCGGCAACGGCGCGGTGCAGAAGGGCAGCACGAGCTCGTCGCCGCGCACCTCCGCCGGCATGAAGTTCATCGGCGGCGTGCCGATGAAGCCGGCGACGAAGAGGTTGAGCGGCTGGTCGTAGAGCTCGCGAGGACTCGCGACCTGCTGCAGCACGCCCTTCTTCAGCACCGAGACCCGATCACCCAGGGTCAGCGCCTCCGTCTGGTCGTGGGTGACGTAGATCGTCGTCGTCCCCAGTCGTCGCTGCATCCGGGCGATCTCAGTGCGCATCTGGCCGCGCAGCTTCGCATCGAGGTTGGACAGCGGCTCGTCGAAGAGGAAGGCGTCCGCGTCGCGCACGATCGCGCGCCCCATCGCCACGCGCTGGCGCTGGCCACCGGAGAGGTTGCTCGGCTTGCGCTGAAGGTGCTCGTCGAGCTCGAGCAGGGCGCTGGCGTTGTTGACCTTCTCCTTGATCTCGCTCTCGGGGTGCTTGCCCTTGGCCAGGCGAAGGGGGAAGGCGATGTTCTCGAAGACGGTCAGGTGTGGGTACAACGCATAGTTCTGGAAGACCATCGACAGGTTGCGGTCCTTCGGCGAGAGGTCGTTGACCCGCTTGCCGTCGATGTGCAGGTCACCGCTGGTGATGTCCTCGAGCCCCACGACCATCCGCAGCAGGGTCGACTTCCCGGAGCCGGACGGTCCGACGAAGATCATGAACTCGCCGTCCTTGATGTCCAGGCTCACGTCGTTGATCGCGGGGAAGCCGTCGCCGTACTTCTTCACGAGGTTGTTCAAGGTGATCTCAGCCATGGGGTTCTCCTGTTTCGAAAAGGCGGGGGTCAGCCCTTGACGGCGCCCGAGGTCAGGCCGGCGACGATGCGGCGCTGGAAGACCAGGACGAGGATGACGACGGGGATGGTCACGACGACCGCGGCCGCCATGATCGCGCCCGTCGGCTGCTCGAACTGACTCGCCCCGGTGAAGAAGGCGAGCGCGGCAGGGACGGTGCGCGCCCGGTCCGAGGTGAGCGAGATCGCGAAGACGAAGTCGTTCCACGCGATGAAGAAGGTGATGATCGCCGTGGTGAAGACCCCCGGGGCGGCCAGCGGGATGATGACCTTGCGGAAGGCCTGCCAACTCGACGCGCCATCGACCTGTGCGGCCTGCTCCATCTCCCACGGGATCTGCTGGAAGAAGGCCGACATCGTCCAGATGGACAGCGGAAGGGTCAGCGCGAGATACGGGATGACCAGGCCCGGGATCGTGTCGAAGAGCCCGGTCTTGCTCCAGATCTCGAACAACGGCGTGACCATGGCGACCACCGGGAAGAAGCTGACCGCGAGCGCGGTCACCAGGATCATCTTCTTGCCCTTGAACTCCAGCCGGGAGATCGCATAGGCGCAGAACATCGCGAGGACGACCGAGATGAGGGTCGCGAGCAGGCAGACGATGAGCGAGTTGCGCAACGCCGGCATGAACAGGTCGCTCGCGCCGCCGCTGAAGATCAGCTTGTAGTTCTCCAGCGTCGGGTCCTTGGGCCAGAAGTTGCCCAGGACGCTCGCGTCAGGGTCAGCGAGCATATCGGCGCTCTTCAGCGACAGCGAGAGCATCCACAGCAGCGGGACCGCGGTCCAGAGCATGATCGGGATGGCCAGAACGCTCCAGATGCCGGTTCCCTTGGCCGACTGCTTCATGTCAGCCCCTCCCTTCCGCGAGGTCGACCTTGAAGGCCTTGACGAAGACCGCCGCGATGACCAGCACGCAGAGGAAGAGAATCACCGACAGGGCCGATCCCAACCCGATCTCCGTGCGGTCGATCGTCTGGCGGTAGATGAGCATCGACAGCGAGCTCGTGTCGTTGGCTCCACCGGTCATGATGAAGATGTTGTCGAAGATGCGGAACGCGTCGAGGGTGCGGAAGAGCAGCGCGACCATGACGGCCGCCTTCATGCTCGGCAGGATGACCTTGATCAGGGTCTGCAACCACGATGCTCCGTCGACCTTGGCCGCTTCCTCCATCGAGGTGTCGACCTGCGCCAGGCCCGCCAGGAGGAGCAGCGACATGAAGGGCGTCGTCTTCCAGATCTCCGAGAGGGAGATGACGAAGAGCGATGACCAGAAACCACCGAACCAGTTGTAGCTCGCGTCGATCCCCGGCATCCACTGGATCCATTGGTTGACGAAGCCGGTTCCGGTGCTGAAGGCGTACAGCCAGGTGAAGCCGGAGACCACCGTGATGATCGAGTACGGGATGAGCACCAGCGTGCGCAGGGTGCGCCGCGGCATGACGATGCGGTGCATCGTCAGGGCGATGATGAATCCCAGCACGAGCTCGACCACGACCGTGATCACCGTGACGAGGATGGTCATCCACATCGCCGACCAGAAGACCTGGTCGGTGAGGGAGACGAGGTAGTTGTTCAGGCCGACGAAGTGACGGTTGTCCGGGTCGGTGAGCCGGTAGGCGAAGAAGCTGTTCCAGACGGCCTGGAGGATCGGGTACCCGGTGACCAGCACCATCACGACGAAGGCCGGCATCGCCAGCTTCCAGCCCAGACGCTGCTCGCTGCGGGAGCGGTCGGACAGGCGAGCCTTCGCCCCCTTCGCCCGCTCCTGGGTGGGTGTCGAGGCACTCACAGCAACGCATCTCCCTTCAGCACGGCCTGCAGGAGCGATTCGGCCCGCTGCGGCGTTGTGTCGGGGTCGACCGACCCGGGTGGGCTGTAGACACGCTGGATCCCCGAGGAGACGTCACCGTAGTACTGGGTGAGCGGACGTGGGCCCGAGTCGGCCAGCGAGTTGCGGATCTGGTCGGCCATCGGGAACTGCTCGCGGATCTCCGAGTCGTCGTACACCTCGGTCCGGGCCGCTGGGTTGCCGGTGCCGAGCATGTAGGTCTTCTGACTCTCCGCCGAGGTGAGGCACGCGACCGCGTCCCACGCGGCGTCCTTGTCGTCCGAGGCGGCGTTGACGCCCATCTCGATGCCGCCGAGCGGGGGCTTGGACTCCTCGCCCTGAACCGTCTGCGGGTAGCGGGTCCAGGCCAAGTCGTCGATCCAGTCGACCTCGGCACCCTTCAGCGCGGCGTAGACGTAGGGCCAGTTGAGCATGAAGCCGGCCTGCTCGTTCTGGAACATGTCCAGCGAGGTCGTCTCGTCGGTGGAGCCGAGCGCCGGGCCCCCGACCTTGGCATCCGCCAGCTTCTGGATGACGGCGGCCGCCTCCTTGCCACCCTCCGTGTCGAGCCCGAACTCCAACTCCTCCCCCGGGGCTCCGGGGTTCTGCACGATGTGCTCGCCGGCCCCCTCGACCAAGGCGTTGATCCAGACCATGTAGCCCTCGTAGCGAGAGGCCTGCACGCCGATCTGCGAGTCGGTCTTCTTGGCGGCCTCGATCAGCTGGTCCCAGGTGACCGGCTTGCTCATGTCCAGCCCGGCCTCCTTGGCGACGGACTTGCGGTACCAGAGCAACTGCGTGTTCGCCCAGAAGGGCGCCGCGTACATCGTGTCCTTCCAGTTCGCGTTGGTGACCGCCGGGGGGACCACGCCCTCGGTGAACTCAGACTTCAAGTCCGTCGGCACCTCGGCCAGGAACCCGGCCTCGGCGAACTCCGCGACGAAGACGGGGTCGATCGACATGATGTCGACGCCCTCGTCGCTCGAGGCGAGCCGGCGCAACAGCTGCTGGCGCTGGTCGCTGGCGCTGTTGGGAAGCTGCTGGAAGTCGATCGTGTAGGCACCGTCGGCCTTGTCGGTGCATTCCTTGGCCAGCTGGACCTGCCCACCGCCCTCGGGGTCGGAACCGCCACCGTCGGGGTTGATCCACCAGGTCACCTGCGTGTTGCCGCTGGCGCTGCTGCCCCCGCCGCAGGCCGAGACCCCGAGTGCCACAGCGGTGGCGACGGCGGCCGCGAAGGCGACCCGGCGTCCTCGTCGTGTCTCCACGTCGCTCCCTTCGTCCGCGGACGCGACGAGTCGCTGAACGTCGCCTCCCACAAGACTGTCTACACCGCCGGAGTGGTCCATGACACACCAACAGCCTCACGATTTCGTGTCGGGACGATTCCGTGACGGGCTCCGCACGACGTCAGGGCGAGTTCTGGGTGACGAAGCGCTCACGAACGCCCCGGCGACGGTCATCGGGTCGGGACTACTGTGCAAGGACAACGTCGAAAGGAATCTGATGCCCGCAACCGCCTCCGCACCTGAGGACTTCGCCGACCTGCTGTCGGCCAACCAGACCTTCTCCGAGCACTTCGAGCTCAGCGGCTTCGATGGCATCGCGCACGCCGGTGTCGCCATCGTCACGTGCATGGACAGCCGGATCGACCCGCTGGGCATGCTCGGCCTCAAGCCCGGGGACGCCAAGATCTTCCGCAATCCCGGTGGACGCGTCACCTCCGCCGCGCTCGAGGCCCTCGTCCTGGGCGTCCACCTGCTGAAGGTCGAGCGGATCCTCATCATCCCGCACACCCGGTGCGCCATGGGCAGCGCCACCGAGGACGAGTTCCGGGCCAAGGTCGGCGCCTCCGCCGGCCAGGACGCCTCGTGGCAGGGATTCCACGTCGTGCACGACCAGGTCGACGCGCTGCGTCAGGATGTCGCCGGGGTCCGGACCCACCCGCTCATCGGCGAGCGCGCGAAGGTCGGGGGCTTCGTCTACGACGTCGACACCGGCCTGCTCAACCAGAAGTTCTGAGCCACCGACCCTCGTGATGGGGGTCACACGACCCCTGCCACCATGGGTCCATGACCACAGTCACGACCCCCACCCCGACATCCGACGGCATCGCCGAGCCGTGGGCGAGCGAGCAGACGATCACCTGCCGCGACGAGCGCACCGGCCTGCGGGCGATCATCGCCATCGACGACACGACGCTGGGCCCCGGCTTCGGTGGAGTGCGCTACCGCGCCTACCCCTCCACCACCGCCGCTGCGCGGGAGGCACAGCGCCTCGCGGCCGCGATGACTCTCAAGCACGCTCTGGCCGAGCTGCCCTACGGCGGCGGGAAGTCGGTCGTCATGCTCGACGGCGAGGCTCCCGCCCCCGGGTCGCCGCAGCGCCGCGCCCTCTTCGCCCGCTTCGGCGAGATGATCGCCCGTACAGCGGGGACGTACATCCCGGGCGTCGACATGGGCACCCTCCTGGAGGACATGCAGGCCATCCGCGACGAGGGTGGTGCCCGCGCCTTCTGCGACGAGGTCAGCCCCTCCCCCTTCACCGCCCGGGGCGTCCACGCCGCCATGCGGGCTGCAGCCGTCCACCACCACGGCGAAGGGGGTCTGGCCGGGGCGCAGGTCGTCGTCCAGGGCGTCGGCAGCGTCGGCGCCGAGGTCGCGCGCCTGGCCCACGCGGACGGGGCCCGGGTGACCGTCGCCGACGTCGACACCGCCCGCGCAGAGGCGCTGGCCGACGAGCTGGGCGGCGCCGCGATCGACCCGGAGCAGGCCCCGTTCCACCCCGCCGACGTCTTCTCACCGTGTGCCGTCGCCCGCGTGGTCACCCGCGACAACGTCGCCCGCATCCCCGCCAGGATCATCGCCGGAGCAGCCAACGACACCCTCGACGAGCCGGGATGTGCGCAGGCCCTGCGCGAGGCCGGCGTCACCTTCGTCCCCGACTTCGTCGCCAACGCCGGCGGGGTCGTCCAGGTCCACGGCGGCGTCTCCGGCTGGAGCGAGGGAGAGACCCTGGCTGCGGTCGACCGGATCGGCGAGCGCGTCGGCGAGCTCCTCGCCACGGCGCAGACGCAGGAGATCACGCCGCTGGCCGCGGCCCTCCAACGGGCATCCGCTGCCCTGGGTCGGCAGGTCGTCGCATGAGCGCCGCAGACGCGGTCCGTCGCTACTACGAGCGCGTCGACGCCGGAGACGTCGATGGGGTGCTCGACTGCTTCACCGACGACGCGGTCTACCACCGGCCCGGCTACGCCCCGATGGTCGGGCGTGACTCACTCGCCGCCTTCTACGGGGGCGAGCGCGTCATCGCCGATGGTCAGCACATCCTGGATGCCCTGCTCGTCGACGGCGACCAGGTCGCGGTCCGGGGCCGCTTCGAGGGCACGCTCAAGGACGGCAGTGCGGCGCGCGTCGGCTTCTGCGACTTCTTCGTCCTCGACGAGCACGACCGAGCACTCACCCGGCACTCCTACTTCGACGTCCCGGCAGTCTGATCCGGCGGGCCACCGCCGGCGGACGCGGCCCCGCCGGTCCCGTCACAGGGCCAGGCGCTCCCGGACGACGAGGGACAGACGATCGGCCGTGGTCCGGGCGCGCTCCTCGGTCGCTGCCTCGACCATGACCCGCACGACCGGCTCGGTGCCGGACTTGCGCAGCAGGACCCGCCCTTCCTCACCGAGGGAGGAGGTCTCGTCGGCGACGGCCGACCGCACACCCGCGTCACCGTCGACGCGGTCCTTGTCGACGTCCTTGACGTTGATCAGGACCTGTGGCATCCGGGTCATCGCGGCCGCGAGTTGCCTCAGCGACTGACCGGTCTCGGCGACCCTCGCCGCGAGCATCAGACCGGTCAGGACACCGTCGCCCGTGGTCGCGTGCTCGAGCATGATGACGTGGCCGGACTGCTCCCCACCGAGGGAGTAGCCGCCCCGACGCATCTCCTCGAGGACGTAGCGGTCGCCCACCCCGGCCTGCTTGACGTCGATGCCGGCGGCCTCCATGGCGCGGATGAGTCCGAGATTGCTCATGACGGTCGCAACGAGGGTGTCCCCGGCGAGCTCGCCCTGCTCCTTCAGCGCGAGCGCGAGGATCGCCATGATCTGGTCCCCGTCGATCGGCTCGCCGCTCGCATCGACGGCGAGGCACCGGTCCGCGTCGCCGTCGTGGGCGATGCCCAGGTGGGCTCCGTGCTCCACGACGGCGGCCTGCAACTCCTCGAGGTGGGTCGAGCCGCAGCCGTCGTTGATGTTCAACCCGTCGGGACGGGAACCGATGGCGTGCACCTGCGCACCAGCCAGGCGGAAGACCTCCGGCGAGACCTCGCTGGCGGCGCCGTGAGCGGCGTCGATGACGACCGTGAGGCCCTTCAGGTCCGGCTCGACGGCGTCGAGAAGGTGGCGCACGTACCGGGCCCCGGCGTCCTCCATGAAGGTCACCCGACCCACGTCGATGCCGGTCGGGTGGTCCGGCTCCTCGTCCATGGCCCTCTGGATGTCGTCCTCGACAGCGTCGGGGAGCTTGTGTCCGCCGACTGCGAAGAACTTGATGCCGTTGTCCGGCATGGCGTTGTGGGAAGCGGAGAGCATGACCCCGAAGTCGGCGTGGATCTCGGCGGTGAGGAAGGCCAGCGCGGGAGTCGGCACGACGCCGGCATCGAAGACGTCGATGCCGCTGCTGGCCAGACCGGCCACGACCGCCGCGGAGAGGAACTCCCCCGAGGCCCGCGGGTCCCGTCCGACGACGGCGACGGGGCGCCTGCCTTCCGTACCCTCGGGGTCCCGCAGGACACGCGCGGCCGCCTGGGCGAGTCGGAGGGCGAAGTCCGCGGTGATGATCTCGCCGTTGGCGAGTCCGCGCACACCGTCGGTGCCGAAGAGTCGGGGCATGGTCGGGCTACCTTCCGTGGGAAAAAGATCCTGGATCAGGGTCTGCGGGCAGGCTCGTCACGATACCCGGCCGGCGGGCCGGACCGCGGTAGGTCGAACCGGACCAGGCCCAGGAACGGCCGTCACCCCAGGGCCGGGTCGTGGCGTGCGGGCCGGGCAGTGGCGTGAGGGCCGGGTTGTGGCGTGGTCATGCTCAGGTTTCCCGGCCATACCCGCACTTCCCGGTCGTGTCGGGGTGTGCGTGTCCTCACGTGACCACCGTCGGCAGACGAGCACGACGAAGGGCGGCCCCCACCAGGTGGGAACCGCCCTTCGCGTGCAGAGCTGCAGATCAGCGCTTGCTGTACTGCGGCGCCTTGCGGGCCTTCTTCAGACCGGCCTTCTTGCGCTCCGGGACGCGCGCGTCCCGGGTGAGGTAGCCGGCCTTCTTCAGGGTCGCGCGGTTCAGCTCGGGGTCGACCCCGTTGAGCGAGCGGGCGACGCCGAGACGGACGGCACCGGCCTGGCCGGAGGGGCCACCGCCGTGGACGCGCACGAGCACGTCGTAGGCGCCGTCGAGCTCGAGCGCGGTCAGCGGCTCGTTGACGATCTGCTGGTGGACCTTGTTCGGGAAGTACTCCTCGAGCGAACGCCCGTTGACCTTCCACTCGCCGGTGCCCGGAACGATCCGAACGCGGGCGATGGCCTGCTTGCGGCGGCCGGTCCCGGCGCCGGGTGCGGACGCGGTCGGGCGGGCCACGGGCTCGCCGGCGGCGACCGGACCGTCGGACTCGGAGGTGTAGGAGCTCAGCTCGGGCTCGTCGCCCTCGAGGACCTCGGTTGGGTTGTCGGTGGTGTCAGCCACGATAAATGCCTCTGATTCCTTCTCGGCAGCGCTTACTGCGCGACCTGCGAGATCGTGTAGGGGGTCGGCTGCTGGGCGGCGTGCGGGTGCTCGGCACCGGCGTACACCTTGAGCTTGCCCAGCTGCTCACGGCCGAGGCTGTTGCGCGGGAGCATGCCGCGGACGGCCTTCTCGACCGCGCGGGTCGGGTGCTTCTCGAGCAGCTCGGTGTAGTTCATCGAGGACAGACCGCCCGGGTGGCCCGAGTGGCGGTAGGCGCGCTTCTGCTCGGCCTTCGCGCCGGTCAGCGCGATCTTGTCCGCGTTGATGATGATGACGAAGTCGCCCATGTCCATGTGCGGGGCAAAGGTCGGCTTGTGCTTGCCGCGCAGCAGCGTGGCGGTCTGGCTCGCGAGGCGGCCGAGCACGACGTCGGTGGCGTCGATGATGTGCCACTGACGGGTGATCTCACCACCCTTGGGGGTGTACGTGCGCATGAGTGATGCCTTCTGCTCTCGTTGGTGCTCCGGCCCCCGTCGTCGGACGAAGGGGGTGACACCGCCGGCCACGTGGTGGCGGGGCGTCGCTGCACACCATTCTACGGACCGGTGAAGTCTCCGAAGAAATCGGGCAAGGAGCGACGAAACCCTTGATTTCATGGGCTTGTCGACGCGGTCAGCACTGGCCCGACGACGCCACCCACGGCGTTTGCACAATACTTGTGCAATCATCGGGGCCATGGCTGATCGCGATGGACCGGGCACCCGGGTCACCTCGACGCCGGCCGCGTGGCGGCTGCTGGCCCACCCCCTTCGCTCCCGGATCCTCGCCCACCTGCGCCTGCACGGTGGGGCGACCGCCGCCGACCTCGCCCGCTCCCTGGGCAGCAACACCGGCGCGACGAGCTACCACTCCCGGGTGCTGGCGGACGCAGGCCTGCTCGTCGACACCGGTCTGGGCGACGGCCGCTCGCGCGTGTGGGCCGCGGCGGCGGACGAGGAGGACGTCGACACCTCGGTCGCGGTGAGCTCGATCTCCGATGCCGACGAGCTCGCCGATGCCCTGTGGCTCGCCCACGACCACGTCGACCACCACGCCCACCGGCTCCACGGATGGATCGACGCGCAGGTCTCGTGGCCGATGGTCTGGCAGGAGGAGTGCGGCCTGGACGAGCGCGAGGTGCTCGTCGACGAGACCCAGCTGGCGGCCCTGCGCGCGGAGCTCGGCGCGGTGCTGGACCGCTACCGGCGGCGCGGCGCCGGCACACCCGGCGCGCGGCGGGTCACGGCGGTGGTCGGCCTGACCCCGCTCCCCCGCCGGGCCCGACCGCCCGGGAACTAGGCTGACCACCGTGAGTCCCCGACGCGAACGCCGTGAGCTCCCCCTGGCCCTGGGCATCGTCGTCCGGCTCCTCATCGCCTTCGCGGTCCTTGCCGTCGTCACCCACACCCTGGCGCGCCCCTTCGTCATCCCGTCCGGGTCGATGGAACCGACGGTCATGACCGGCGACCGGGTGGTGGCCCAGATCGTCGGGGTCGACGGCGACGACCTGGAGCGCGGTGAGGTCATCGCCTTCGCCCACGGGCAGACGTGGCAGGCAGAGCGCATCCACGAGCCGGACGCGCTCAAGGATGCCGTGCGCACCGTCGGCGACGTCCTCGGCATCGGGCCGAGCCACCACGCGCACACCGTCAAGCGGATCATCGGCCTGCCCGGCGAGAGAGTCTCCTGCTGCGACGAGCAGGGCCGGCTGCTCGTGGACGGCCAGCCCCTGGACGAACCGTACGTCGAGCACGAGATCCCCTTCGTGCAGGGCGAGCGGGACTGCACCGACGACGGGCCGCTCTCGGCCCGCTGCCTGCCCGAGATCACCGTCCCCGAGGGCTCCTACCTCGTCATGGGCGACAACCGGTCCAACAGCGCGGACTCCGTCGCCGCGTGCCGCGGGCGCACCGGTGAGCAGGAGTGCACCGCCCGCTTCGTGCGCGGGGACCAGGTGGTCGGCACGCTGTGGACGCGGTGGTGGCCGTTGCCTCCGGGCGACGCGCTGCGCGACTGAGCGCTCACTCCTCCCGGCGCGCCCTCGTCCGGCTCGCGCGCTCGGCGAGTTGCTCCGCCGCCGGGTAGGTCACCTCGACGAGCGTGAGCCCGTGGGCGGGCATGACCTTCACCCGTGGGTCGCGCACGCCGTCGGTGAGCACCTGCTCGGGCCACTGCGGCCCCCGGTCCCCTGCGCCGACCGGCACGAGAGCGCCGATGAGCGCCCGCACCATCGAGTGACAGAAGGCGTCGGCGAGGATGCTCGCCTCCAGCAGACCGTCCTCGCGACGCTGCCAGTCGTAGCGGACCAGCGTGCGGGTGGTCGTCGCGCCCTCGCGCTTCTTGCAGAACGCCGCGAAGTTGCGCAGACCGAGCAGGCGGGCCGTGGCGGCATTCATCGCGTCGACGTCCAGCGGCGTGCGCAGGGCGACCACCTCACGTCGGCGAAGGGGGTCCAGCCGCGCCGGGTCGTCGGCCAGGACGTATCGGTAGCGCCGGCTCGTCGCGGAGAAACGCGCGTCGAAGCCCTCGGGCGCCTCGGCGATGGAGCGCACGACGACGTCGTCGGGCAGGACGCCGCGCAGCCGGGTGAGCAGGGTGGCCAGCATCGGCCGGTCGGAGTTGCCACGCACCCGCGCCAGATCGCCCGGGTCCACGTCGAGGTGGACAACCTGCCCCAGGGCGTGCACCCCCGCGTCCGTGCGGCCGGCGACGGTGACCTTGATCGGTTCGGGCAGGCGCAGGATCCGCGTGATGGCACCGGTCAGCTCACCCTCGACCGTGCGCAGTCCCGGCTGCGCCGCCCAGCCGTGGAAGTCGCTGCCGTCGTAGGCGAGATCGAGTCGCAGCCGCATGGGGATCAGCGTAGGCGAGGCCGGGTTGCCCCAGGACGGCCGGGAAGACCGACGCCGGCCAGGACGTGGTGCGGTCATTCGACGGCAAGCCGGTCACCACGCGGCTTTCCGGTCATGACGAAGGGCGGTGCTCACCTCGTCGGTGAGCACCGCCCTTCGTCGTGCGCGGGTGAGGTCCCGTCAGGCCTTGTCCTCGGACTCCGCCTCGGTGGGCTCCTCCGCCGGGTCCTCGGCGGGAGCCGGCGCGCTCTCCTCGGCCGGAGCCTCGGCAGCGGCCTCATCCTTGGCGGAGCGCTTGGTGGCGCCCTCCGCCTCGGCGACGACGGCACGCTTCGGCTTGGCGTTGACCGGCTCGCGGACGAGCTCGATGACGCACATCGGAGCGTTGTCGCCCTTGCGCGGGGCGATCTTGGTGATGCGGGTGTATCCGCCGGGCCGGTCGGCCACGTCGGGCGCGATCTCGACGAAGAGGCGGTGGACGACGCCCTTGTCCTTGACGACGGTCATCACCTTGCGGCGCGCGGCGAGGTCGCCACGCTTGGCGAAGGTGACCAAGCGCTCGGCGAGCGGACGCAGCCGCTTGGCCTTCGCCTGGGTCGTCGTGATCTGGTCGAACTCGAAGAGCGACGTGGCCAGGTTCGCCAGGATGAGGCGCTCGTGGGCCGGGCCGCCCCCGATACGGGGACCCTTGGTCGGGGTGGGCATGGTGTTCTCCTTGGAGGTCTGACCTCACCGCGTACGGCGGTCAGGTCACGAATAACGGTGGGTCAGAGCTGCTCGTCCTCGGCGAACGAGGCGTCCTCGTCACCGGACTCGTCGTACTCGTCGTTGTAGCCGGGGACGGCGGTCGGGTCGAACCCGGGAGGGCTGTCCTTGAGGGTCAGCGCCATCTCGTGCAGCTTCGCCTTGACCTCGTCGATCGACTTCGCACCGAAGTTGCGGATGTCGAGCAGGTCCGCCTCGCTGCGCCCGACGAGCTCACCCACCGTGTGGATGCCCTCGCGCTTGAGGCAGTTGTAGGAGCGGACGGTCAGGTCCAGGTCCTCGATCGGCAGCGCCATGTCTGCGGCGATCGCGGCGTCGGTCGGCGACGGACCCATGTCGATGCCCTCGGCCTCGACGTTGAGCTCACGGGCCAGGCCGAAGAGCTCGACGAGGGTCTTGCCGGCGGAGGCCAGCGCATCCCGGGGTGCCATCGAGTGCTTCGTCTCGACGTCCACGACCAGCTTGTCGAAGTCGGTGCGCTGCTCGACACGGGTCGCCTCGACCTTGTAGGTCACGGCGAGCACCGGCGAGTAGATGGAGTCGACCGGGATGCGACCGATCTCCTGGTCACCGGACTTGTTCTGCTGGGCGGAGACGTACCCGCGACCGCGCTCGACGGTCAGCTCCATCTCGAAGGAGCCCTTGTCGTTGAGCGTGGCGATGTGCAGGTCCGGGTTGTGGACCTCGACACCGGCCGGCGGGTTGATGTCGGCAGCGGTGACCGCGCCGGCGCCCGACTTGCGCAGGTACATCACGACCGGCTCGTCGTTCTCGCTGGAGACGACGAGGGACTTGATGTTGAGGATGACCTCCGTGACGTCCTCCTTGACCCCGGGGATCGTGGAGAACTCGTGGAGCACGCCGTCGATCCGGATCGAGGTCAGCGAGGCACCCGGGATGCTCGAGAGCAGGGTGCGACGCAGGGAGTTGCCGATGGTGTAGCCGAAGCCGGGCTCGAGGGGCTCGATGACGAACCGCGAACGGTTGTCGGCGAGGACCTCTTCGCTGAGGTTCGGGCGCTGTGCGATGAGCACGGTGTTCTTCCTTCCCACGGGCGACCGCTATATGACGCCTCGTGAAAGCGCCGGTCATGATCCGGCAGCACGTCGCGCATCTGTCCACGCGACGTGCTCTCCCCGCCATCCCGCGTGGCCACGATGAAGACGTGGCCACGCGGGCATTCAGGGGGGCGTCCGGGGGGACGCAGTCCCCCTGGACGATTTAGTTCTTGGAGTAGAGCTCGACGATCAGCTGCTCGGTGAGCGGGATGTCGATCTGCTCGCGGGTCGGCTTCTGGTGCACGAGCACCTTGAGGCTGCCCGGGACGACGTGCAGCCACGCCGGGACGGGGCGCTCACCGAAGGTCTCGCGTGCGAGCTGGATCGGGAAGGCCTCGACCGACTGCGCGCGGACCGTGATGATGTCGTACTGCTCGACACGCTGGCTGGGCACGTTGGTGCGCTTGCCGTTGACCTCGAAGTGGCCGTGCGTGACCAGCTGACGGGCCTGACGACGCGTGCGGGCGAGTCCGGCGCGGTAGATGACATTGTCCAGACGGGTCTCGAGGATCTGCAGCAGGTTGTGACCGGTCTGTCCGGGGCGGTTGGCCGCCTCCTTGTAGTACCGGAGGAACTGCTTCTCCATGACGCCGTAGGTGAAGCGTGCCTTCTGCTTCTCCTGC from Janibacter cremeus includes these protein-coding regions:
- the rpsD gene encoding 30S ribosomal protein S4, with amino-acid sequence MARYTGPITKKSRRLKLDLVGGDKNFELRPFPPGQHGRRRIQEKEYLTQLQEKQKARFTYGVMEKQFLRYYKEAANRPGQTGHNLLQILETRLDNVIYRAGLARTRRQARQLVTHGHFEVNGKRTNVPSQRVEQYDIITVRAQSVEAFPIQLARETFGERPVPAWLHVVPGSLKVLVHQKPTREQIDIPLTEQLIVELYSKN
- a CDS encoding DNA-directed RNA polymerase subunit alpha → MLIAQRPNLSEEVLADNRSRFVIEPLEPGFGYTIGNSLRRTLLSSIPGASLTSIRIDGVLHEFSTIPGVKEDVTEVILNIKSLVVSSENDEPVVMYLRKSGAGAVTAADINPPAGVEVHNPDLHIATLNDKGSFEMELTVERGRGYVSAQQNKSGDQEIGRIPVDSIYSPVLAVTYKVEATRVEQRTDFDKLVVDVETKHSMAPRDALASAGKTLVELFGLARELNVEAEGIDMGPSPTDAAIAADMALPIEDLDLTVRSYNCLKREGIHTVGELVGRSEADLLDIRNFGAKSIDEVKAKLHEMALTLKDSPPGFDPTAVPGYNDEYDESGDEDASFAEDEQL